GGAGGGCGACCTGGTGCTGGCTCGGGCCGGGATCGGCCGGGCGGACGCAGCGCTCGAGCGTCACGCCCGCCTGGGCGCCCTCGAGGCCGATATCGTCGGTCTCCACGCCGCCGTGCTCGCGGAAGCCGCTGAGGACCTCGTCCGGGAGCGTGCCGGAGAGCTCGCCCGCGAGGCCGAGTCCCGCATCGCCGCCCGGGACGTCGTGGGGCTCGACGCCGCCGCGGGGCGCTATCGGGACCTGCTCGACGCGGTCTCCACGGAGTACCGCATCGTCGTCACGGGGGGTGTGTGGCGCTATCCAGACGGCGCGCGCGATATCCGCAACCACTACCTGCTGGTACAGGCGCTGGGGACCGACGGCGAGCCGGTGCCGGTGACGATTCGCAGCGAGGAGGACGGCGAGACGAGACGCGTGCGGCAATGGGGAGAGCGGGTTCCGCAGGAGGTGTACGATCGCGTCGCCGCCGACAGGGCGGACAACGGCATCATCGACGACGAGGAGTTCGGCTTCAAGGCCAGAGGTTTCGTCACGGCAGAGCGCCGCTACGCCGACATCGGCCAGATCACGGAGTGGTAGCCATGCAGACCGGCAGAGACATCCACCGCGGCATCGTCAGGCGCATCCGGCGGGTTCGGCGTGGGCTGGACGAGCGGGAGCAAAGCATCGACGGGCTGCAACTCGCACTGAGCGAGGCGGGCGGACGCAGGTGCGCCGCCATTCGTGCGCTGGCCGAGTTCCATCTTCCGGCCATGCGGGAGGACGCCGTGGCAGCCACCCTCGCCGGGATGGAGTCCAGCGTGCGCGCCATCTTCGACGAGAAAAAGGACCGCCTGCGCGAGGTCGAGAGGCGTATTCCCGAGCAGCGCGACGAGGTCGCGGCGGCCGAGGCGGCGCTGGCATCGGTGACCGAGGCGCTGAACGAGACCGGCGAAGAGCGGGCGCGGCTGGCGCGCGTGGTGTTCGGGGAACTTCAGGCCATGCCCCGGTGGCAGCGCCTGTTCGAGCGCGCCCGCCTGCTCGAGGCCCGGGTCACCGCCTCGGAGCAGCGCCACGAAGCGGCCGAGCGCGAACAGGCGGAATAAGGTGCCCGCATACGAGGGCGACGCCCTGTTTTCCTACCTCGCGCGCCGGCGGTACGGCACGGCCAGGGCTGCCGGCAACGTGCTCACGCGCCGCCTGGACGGGTGGGTGGCGGAGGTGACGCGATACGAGGACGTTCGCGCCAGCTACGACTTTCTCAACGCGCTGCCCGGTCACGCCGCCGTCGTCCTCGAGGAGGATCGCGCGGCCCTCGCCACGGCGCTCCCGCCGCTGGCCGGCCTGGAAGAGGAGGTCATGGACAGGAACGGGCTTACCCCGGTGCTCGCACGTGGGGAACAGCTCTACGCGGAGCGGGAGGCGGCGCGTCAACAGGTGCGCGAGGCCGAAGCCGCGCTGCGCGAACTCACCGACGAGCTGGCCGCTCTCCACGACGAGCGTGGATCCTACTACGAGTCGGCGATCGACGGCCTGGAGGCGTTTCTGGAGGGCCGCACGCTGGAGGAACTGGTCGCCATGGCGCGCGCCACCCGCGATCCGCGCGACGACGTCCTGGTCGCGCAACTGCTCGAGATCGACGAGCGGCTCACGCAGCTGCGGGCGGAGCTCGCCAGGCGCCGGAAGGAGCGTACGCGTCTCGCCGAGCGCCTGGCGGGCCTGGAGGAAATCCGCGACCGCTTCGAGGCCGACGACTGGAACGGGCGCCGGTCGCGCTTCGACGACGGGCTCGACATCAACGCCTTGCTCCTGGGCTTCGTCGCCGGGCGCCACTCTTCCCTGCACGTGCATCGGATGCTGGGGCGCAACCAGCACTTTCTGCCGGTCCACAGCTCAAGCGGGGGTGTCTTTGGCGCGGGTGGCTTCGGAGGCGGTGGTTTCTCGACCGGGGGTGGTTTCGGGGGCGGCGGCTTCTCGACCGGCGGTGGCTTCTGAGCGGAGGGCCCGGCGCCGACGATGGCATCGGCGAGGTCAGTCCGGTCCGGCTTGCAGGCTCAGAAGGTCGGCCGCGCGGTCGCGGTCGACGGGGGTGTTCACGTTGAGGAAGGCGTTTTCCGCGCCCGCGACGGATGCGAGTTCGTCGCGGGCCACCACGACCGGGTCGTGCGCGTGCACGAACTCCCCCATGCCGAACCGGCCTGCCGCCAGCCATTCCTCCGCGGCCGCCACCAGGCTGGCGGGATAGCAGGCGCACAGCGGCTCGATGCCGAGCGGGCCGGGGCTGGCCGGCACGGTCGGGCGCGCGGCGTCGAAGGCGCTGGCAAGGCGCGCCACCAGGGTGGGCGGCACCAGGGGCAGGTCGCACCCGAGCAGGAAGACTCCCGCGTCTCCCCGCTCCCGCGCCCACGCAAGGGCCGCGTGCAGCCCGCCGAGCGGGCCGGCGCCGGGTGTGAGGTCGGGGCGGACGGGCGCTGCCGCGGAGAGAGCGGCGGCCGGCAGATCATCCACCCGGTTGGCGATCACTCCCGTTTCCAGACCGGCGGCGTGCAGGATGGCCAGGGCTCGCTCCAGCAACGTCAGCCCGGCCAGCCGCACCCGCGCCTTGGGGCTGCCGTAGCGGCGGCTTTGCCCCCCCGCCAGCACCACCCCGAAGAGCCGGGGGCGGGGCCGGTCCAGCCCGCTCAGGTGCGCACCCGGGCGCGCCCCGCGTACACGTTGAAGCCGGTCGCGCGCGTGAAGCCCACCAGGGTGACGTTGAAGCGCCGTGCCAGCTCCACCGCGAGCGAGGAGGGCGCGCCCACCGCCGCCACCACCGGCACTCCGGCCATGGTGGCCTTCTGCATGAGTTCGAACGAGGTCCGGCCGCTGACCAGCACGATGCGGTCGGCCAGGGGGAGCCGGCCGGCCAGGAATTCCCGCCCGATCAGCTTGTCCAGCGCGTTGTGCCGACCCACGTCCTCGCGCAACGCGAGCAGTGCGCCGTCGCGGTCAAACAGCCCGGACGCGTGGATGCCTCCCGTCTTCTCGAACACAGGCTGCGCCGCGCGCAGGGAATCCGGCAGGCCCTTGAGCACATCCGCCCGCACCGACAGCGTGCCGTCCGCGACCGGCGCGCACCCCTGCACTTCGATGGCCTCGAGCGACGCCTTGCCGCACACCCCGCAACTGGAGGTCATGTAGAAGTTGCGGTTCAGGAGGCCGGCGTCGAACGACGCGTCGGGCGCCAGGCGCACTTCGAGCAGGTTGTACTCCTGCTGCTCGTCACCCGT
The genomic region above belongs to Gammaproteobacteria bacterium and contains:
- a CDS encoding molybdenum cofactor guanylyltransferase, encoding MVLAGGQSRRYGSPKARVRLAGLTLLERALAILHAAGLETGVIANRVDDLPAAALSAAAPVRPDLTPGAGPLGGLHAALAWARERGDAGVFLLGCDLPLVPPTLVARLASAFDAARPTVPASPGPLGIEPLCACYPASLVAAAEEWLAAGRFGMGEFVHAHDPVVVARDELASVAGAENAFLNVNTPVDRDRAADLLSLQAGPD
- the fdhD gene encoding formate dehydrogenase accessory sulfurtransferase FdhD, which gives rise to MIVPRRRITRLRVTRLRDRDRTMRQDVVAVEEPLEIRVRFAEGDEWQTRSVSVTMRTPGDDFELAAGFLFAEGLVSDRRDVHEISYCTGDEQQEYNLLEVRLAPDASFDAGLLNRNFYMTSSCGVCGKASLEAIEVQGCAPVADGTLSVRADVLKGLPDSLRAAQPVFEKTGGIHASGLFDRDGALLALREDVGRHNALDKLIGREFLAGRLPLADRIVLVSGRTSFELMQKATMAGVPVVAAVGAPSSLAVELARRFNVTLVGFTRATGFNVYAGRARVRT